One Keratinibaculum paraultunense genomic window carries:
- a CDS encoding PspC domain-containing protein translates to MSKKLYRSKENRMICGVCGGIAEYLNVDPTVVRLIWVLFSVFTAIFGGIIAYIIACIIIPEES, encoded by the coding sequence ATGAGTAAAAAATTATATCGTTCCAAAGAAAATAGGATGATATGTGGTGTATGTGGAGGCATAGCAGAGTATTTAAATGTGGATCCTACAGTTGTAAGGTTAATATGGGTATTGTTTTCTGTATTTACAGCTATATTTGGTGGAATTATTGCATATATAATAGCTTGTATAATAATACCAGAAGAATCATAG
- the uvrC gene encoding excinuclease ABC subunit UvrC, which yields MFNIDEELQKLPDKPGVYIMKDKYGEIIYVGKAISLKNRVRQYFRASENHPPKVKVMVKHIYEFEYIIVDNEVEALILEANLIKKHKPKYNILLRDDKQYPYIKVTTNEKYPRVLKTRRVLKDGAKYFGPYPSAYAVNDTIDIIRNLYPIRTCNQNLEKNQGRTRPCLNYYIDKCVGPCQGNVDEKLYNSMIDEIIMFLNGKEDKLIQIIEQKMYEASKNLDFESAAKYRDQINSLKTVLEKQKVVTANLIDQDIIGMAKGIDEVCVQVFFIRSGKVVGREHFILSDTFDEDRKEILSSFIKQFYLGTAYVPKEIYIEEEIDDIEAISKWLSGKRGSKVIIKVPKRGEKSQLMDMVKKNALDMLNQYGDKILIKQRENQKVLEKLQKILGLEKIPYRIEAYDISNIAGVSPVGSMVVFEQGEPKKSDYRRFKIQSVDGPDDYKSMAEILNRRFLRGLKEREMIKENKIKVKGFSTFPDLIMVDGGKGQVNVALSVLDELGLDIPVCGLVKDDSHTTRGIIYKNEEITLDEDSMEFKLIYRIQEEAHRFAISYHRSLRSKKMFKSELDDVKGIGEKRKKELFKYFHTIDNMKKASIEELASVKGMNKKAAKNLYEYFKNKGAKK from the coding sequence TTGTTTAATATAGATGAAGAATTACAAAAGCTACCAGATAAACCAGGTGTATATATAATGAAGGATAAATATGGGGAGATTATATATGTAGGTAAAGCTATCTCCCTTAAAAATAGGGTTAGACAATATTTTAGAGCTTCTGAAAATCATCCACCTAAAGTAAAGGTGATGGTAAAACACATTTATGAGTTTGAATATATTATAGTGGATAATGAAGTAGAAGCTTTAATATTAGAGGCTAATTTAATAAAGAAACATAAGCCTAAATACAATATACTTTTAAGGGATGACAAACAATATCCTTATATAAAAGTAACTACTAATGAAAAATATCCTAGAGTGTTAAAGACTAGGAGGGTGCTAAAAGATGGTGCCAAATATTTTGGACCTTATCCTAGTGCTTATGCAGTTAATGATACTATAGATATAATAAGAAACTTATATCCTATAAGGACTTGTAATCAAAATTTAGAAAAAAACCAAGGAAGAACCAGACCCTGTTTAAATTATTATATAGATAAATGTGTAGGTCCTTGTCAAGGAAATGTAGATGAAAAATTATATAATTCCATGATAGATGAAATAATTATGTTTTTAAATGGGAAAGAGGATAAACTAATACAGATAATTGAACAAAAGATGTACGAAGCTTCTAAAAATTTGGATTTTGAAAGTGCAGCAAAATACAGAGATCAGATAAATTCATTAAAAACTGTGTTAGAAAAGCAAAAAGTGGTAACTGCTAATTTGATAGATCAAGATATAATAGGTATGGCTAAGGGTATAGATGAAGTTTGTGTTCAAGTATTTTTTATAAGAAGTGGGAAAGTTGTAGGGCGAGAACACTTTATATTATCTGATACCTTTGATGAAGATAGAAAAGAAATTTTGAGCTCTTTTATAAAGCAATTTTATTTAGGAACAGCTTATGTACCAAAAGAAATATATATAGAAGAAGAAATAGACGATATAGAAGCCATATCCAAATGGCTATCGGGAAAAAGAGGTTCAAAGGTTATAATTAAGGTTCCTAAACGAGGAGAAAAATCTCAGCTTATGGATATGGTTAAAAAAAATGCTTTGGATATGTTAAATCAATATGGTGATAAAATTTTAATAAAGCAGAGAGAAAATCAAAAAGTATTGGAAAAATTACAGAAAATTTTAGGATTAGAAAAAATACCATATAGAATAGAAGCATATGATATATCTAATATAGCAGGAGTGTCCCCCGTTGGCTCTATGGTTGTGTTTGAACAAGGAGAGCCAAAGAAGAGTGATTATAGAAGATTTAAAATACAATCTGTAGATGGTCCTGATGATTATAAAAGTATGGCAGAAATTCTTAATAGAAGATTTTTGAGAGGATTAAAAGAAAGGGAAATGATAAAGGAAAATAAAATAAAGGTAAAAGGTTTTTCTACTTTTCCTGATTTAATAATGGTAGATGGAGGCAAAGGGCAAGTAAATGTAGCATTATCTGTATTAGATGAATTAGGTTTAGATATTCCTGTATGTGGATTAGTTAAGGATGATTCTCATACTACTAGAGGTATTATATATAAAAATGAAGAAATAACTTTAGATGAAGATAGTATGGAGTTTAAACTAATATATAGGATACAAGAAGAAGCTCATAGATTTGCTATATCCTATCATAGAAGTTTAAGAAGTAAAAAGATGTTTAAATCAGAACTAGATGATGTAAAGGGTATCGGTGAAAAAAGGAAGAAGGAATTATTTAAATATTTTCATACTATTGATAATATGAAAAAAGCATCTATAGAGGAATTAGCTAGTGTAAAGGGTATGAATAAAAAAGCAGCCAAGAATTTATATGAATATTTTAAAAATAAGGGGGCAAAAAAATGA
- a CDS encoding phosphomethylpyrimidine synthase ThiC, whose product MSKARRKLDWEKMFELAIDKEKAIKYREESTPELHDSCTMCGKMCSVRNMNRVMEGKDVSILKE is encoded by the coding sequence ATGAGCAAAGCAAGAAGGAAATTGGACTGGGAAAAAATGTTTGAACTAGCCATAGATAAAGAAAAAGCAATTAAATACAGGGAAGAATCTACTCCAGAACTTCATGATAGTTGTACTATGTGTGGAAAGATGTGTTCTGTTAGAAATATGAATAGAGTTATGGAAGGAAAGGATGTAAGTATTTTAAAAGAATAA
- a CDS encoding type II restriction enzyme — protein MNKTKNDLAWEKLFDKYNIMHEIENKGFFQIESKDINEFREARLATKFDHKSNLPKLFKDNNLSILPITRGSYIISSFEAYKEFSELNTEIIRISFPYYIESIDYENITSESIAINCAFISGILSDFIQDDKLLPTVSGRMSSNEFSFYINSTNINRDVMVTVSNSQIEIDGGYEGIDSLALIEAKNSISKDFLIRQLYYPFRLWNDKIVKRVIPIFMVYSNGVFTLYEYVFEDPQNYNSLVLVKQKNYTLIQDDINLNDIKDILYNINIVEEPKIPFPQADNMKRIINLCELLYNKEMTRDEIATTYDFDSRQTNYYADAGRYLGIIDKKKEDGDIVYFLTNEGKELFKVNLKKRQLKFVELILRHNVFNKALKEYFRLGQIPSKDSIVEIMKESDLYRVSSNSTFYRRAQTIKSWINWILELIIK, from the coding sequence ATGAATAAAACAAAAAATGATTTAGCTTGGGAAAAACTTTTTGATAAATATAATATCATGCATGAGATAGAAAACAAAGGCTTTTTCCAAATTGAATCTAAAGATATAAATGAGTTTAGAGAAGCTAGATTAGCCACTAAATTTGATCATAAAAGTAATTTACCAAAATTATTTAAAGATAATAATTTATCAATTTTACCAATAACTAGAGGTAGTTACATAATTTCTTCATTTGAAGCATATAAGGAATTTAGTGAATTGAATACAGAAATTATAAGAATTTCATTTCCCTATTATATAGAAAGTATTGATTATGAAAATATAACTTCTGAATCTATTGCAATAAATTGTGCTTTTATCTCTGGGATACTATCAGATTTTATTCAAGATGATAAATTATTACCTACAGTTAGCGGCAGGATGAGTTCAAATGAATTTTCTTTTTATATAAATAGTACCAACATAAATAGAGATGTAATGGTCACAGTATCTAATTCCCAAATTGAAATAGATGGAGGATATGAAGGGATAGATAGTTTAGCTTTAATAGAGGCTAAAAATTCAATATCTAAGGATTTTTTGATCAGACAACTATATTATCCCTTTAGGCTATGGAATGATAAAATAGTTAAAAGGGTTATCCCTATATTTATGGTATACTCTAATGGTGTATTTACTTTATATGAGTATGTTTTTGAAGATCCTCAAAATTATAATTCATTGGTTCTAGTAAAACAAAAAAATTATACTTTAATACAAGATGATATTAATTTAAATGATATAAAAGATATTTTATATAATATAAATATCGTTGAAGAACCAAAAATTCCATTTCCACAAGCAGATAATATGAAAAGGATTATAAATTTATGTGAGTTATTATATAACAAAGAAATGACAAGAGATGAAATTGCTACTACTTATGACTTTGATTCCAGACAGACAAATTATTATGCTGATGCTGGTAGGTATTTAGGGATTATAGATAAAAAGAAAGAAGATGGGGATATTGTTTATTTTTTAACTAATGAGGGAAAAGAGCTTTTCAAAGTTAATCTAAAGAAAAGACAACTTAAATTTGTTGAGTTGATTCTTAGGCATAATGTTTTTAATAAAGCTTTAAAAGAATATTTTAGATTGGGACAAATACCTAGTAAAGATAGTATTGTTGAAATAATGAAAGAATCTGATCTTTATAGAGTTAGTTCCAATAGTACGTTTTATAGGAGAGCTCAAACTATTAAAAGTTGGATAAATTGGATATTAGAGTTGATAATAAAATAG
- a CDS encoding DNA adenine methylase: MKKNDLVMPVVKWVGGKRQLLPEIEKYIPSYYSTYYEPFVGGGAVLFHLQPRKAVINDINEELMNLYQVIKDNVDELIEDLKRHKNEEGYYYKIRELDRDIKKYKSLSPIERASRIHYLNKTCYNGLFRVNSQGQFNTPFGRYKNPNIVNEETLRAVSKYFNSADITFKCCDFEEAVKGAEKDSFVYFDPPYDPINDTSSFTGYDKGGFDREEQKRLKRLCDKLNEEGIKFLLSNSKTEFILELYKDYRIKIVQANRVINSKGNKRGAVDEVLVMNYE; the protein is encoded by the coding sequence TTGAAAAAAAATGATCTAGTAATGCCAGTTGTTAAGTGGGTAGGAGGAAAGAGGCAACTTCTACCTGAAATAGAAAAATACATACCTTCTTATTATTCAACATATTATGAGCCTTTTGTTGGAGGAGGAGCGGTTTTGTTTCATCTCCAACCTAGAAAAGCTGTTATTAATGATATTAATGAAGAATTAATGAATCTATATCAAGTAATAAAAGATAATGTAGATGAACTGATAGAGGATTTAAAAAGACACAAGAATGAGGAAGGGTATTATTATAAAATTCGTGAATTGGATAGGGATATAAAAAAATATAAAAGTTTAAGCCCTATTGAAAGAGCATCAAGGATACATTACTTAAATAAAACTTGTTATAATGGGCTATTTAGAGTTAATTCTCAAGGTCAATTTAATACTCCATTTGGTAGATATAAGAATCCAAACATTGTAAATGAAGAGACGTTAAGGGCAGTAAGCAAATACTTTAATAGTGCTGATATCACTTTTAAATGTTGTGATTTTGAAGAAGCGGTTAAGGGAGCTGAAAAAGATAGTTTTGTTTATTTTGATCCGCCCTACGATCCAATAAATGATACAAGTAGTTTTACAGGTTATGATAAAGGTGGCTTTGATAGAGAAGAACAAAAAAGGCTTAAAAGGTTATGTGATAAATTGAATGAAGAGGGAATTAAGTTTTTACTTTCTAATTCAAAAACTGAATTTATTTTGGAACTTTATAAAGACTATAGAATAAAAATAGTACAAGCTAATAGAGTTATTAATTCCAAAGGGAACAAACGAGGAGCAGTTGACGAAGTATTGGTGATGAATTATGAATAA
- a CDS encoding TRM11 family SAM-dependent methyltransferase, producing MQWEPKNYKMEVSTLWSFPERGNWATHNSEYRGNWSPYIPRNVIFRYSKKNDIVLDQFMGSGTTLIETKLLERRGIGVEINPNAIKIAKKNLDFDKNREYEPRIYNGDARKLNFIPNNSIDLICTHPPYANIIRYSNGIRGDLSNYDIDEFIIQMGFVAKESFRVLKDDKYCAILIGDIRKSKHIIPLGFKTMEKYLETGFILKEIVIKEQHNCKSTNFWYKKSIQYNFLLIAHEYLFIFRKPKI from the coding sequence ATGCAATGGGAACCTAAAAATTACAAAATGGAAGTGAGTACATTATGGAGCTTCCCTGAAAGAGGAAATTGGGCTACTCATAACAGCGAATATAGAGGGAATTGGTCGCCATATATACCTAGAAATGTTATATTCAGATACTCAAAAAAGAATGATATAGTTTTAGATCAATTTATGGGAAGCGGAACTACATTAATTGAAACAAAATTACTAGAGAGAAGAGGTATTGGAGTTGAAATCAACCCAAATGCTATTAAAATAGCAAAAAAGAATTTAGATTTTGACAAAAATAGAGAATATGAACCTAGGATTTATAATGGAGATGCAAGAAAACTAAACTTCATACCTAATAATAGTATTGATTTAATTTGTACACATCCGCCTTATGCAAATATAATTAGATATAGCAATGGCATAAGAGGAGATTTATCAAATTATGATATTGATGAATTTATAATTCAAATGGGATTTGTTGCCAAGGAGTCTTTTAGGGTATTAAAAGATGATAAGTATTGTGCAATATTAATAGGAGATATAAGAAAATCAAAACATATAATTCCTCTTGGATTTAAAACTATGGAAAAATATCTAGAAACGGGGTTTATATTAAAAGAAATAGTTATTAAAGAACAACATAATTGCAAAAGTACAAATTTTTGGTATAAAAAGAGTATTCAATACAATTTTCTTTTAATAGCTCATGAATATTTATTTATATTTAGGAAGCCAAAAATATAA
- the thiC gene encoding phosphomethylpyrimidine synthase ThiC, whose translation MNYTTQMDAAKKGIITDEMKAVAKKENIEVEILRKGVAEGKIVIPANKNHKALSPEGIGEGLKTKINVNLGISRDCPNVDVELEKVKVAIDMKAEAIMDLSSFGKTEEFRRKLIDMSPTIIGTVPVYDAVGFYDKELKDITSKEFLDVARKHAEDGVDFLTVHAGINKRTIEVFKKNERVMNIVSRGGSLLYAWMELNNKENPFYEYYDELLDICEEYDVTLSLGDSLRPGCIEDGTDAPQIEELIVLGELTKRAWERNVQVMIEGPGHIAINEIEANVLLEKKLCHNAPFYVLGPIVTDIAPGYDHITSAIGGAIAASVGADFLCYVTPAEHLRLPTLDDMKEGIIAAKIAAHAGDIGKGIPGAKDWDYDMSKARRKLDWEKMFELAIDKEKAIKYREESTPELHDSCTMCGKMCSVRNMNRVMEGKDVSILKE comes from the coding sequence TTGAATTATACAACACAAATGGATGCAGCTAAAAAAGGCATCATAACGGATGAAATGAAAGCTGTAGCCAAAAAAGAAAACATAGAGGTAGAAATTTTAAGAAAAGGGGTAGCTGAAGGGAAAATAGTCATACCAGCAAATAAAAATCATAAAGCATTAAGTCCAGAAGGAATAGGAGAAGGACTTAAAACAAAGATAAATGTAAATTTAGGCATTTCTAGAGATTGTCCCAATGTGGATGTAGAACTTGAGAAGGTAAAGGTAGCAATAGATATGAAAGCAGAAGCAATAATGGATTTAAGTTCCTTTGGTAAGACTGAAGAATTTAGGAGAAAACTTATAGATATGTCTCCTACTATAATAGGTACAGTTCCAGTATATGATGCAGTTGGATTTTATGATAAAGAGTTAAAGGATATAACCTCTAAGGAGTTTTTAGATGTAGCAAGGAAACATGCAGAAGATGGTGTAGATTTTTTAACAGTTCATGCAGGAATAAATAAAAGAACAATAGAGGTCTTCAAAAAGAATGAAAGAGTTATGAATATAGTATCTAGGGGTGGTTCCTTATTATATGCATGGATGGAATTAAACAATAAGGAAAATCCTTTCTATGAATACTATGACGAATTATTAGATATATGTGAAGAATATGATGTAACCTTAAGTTTAGGAGATTCCTTAAGACCAGGCTGTATAGAGGATGGAACGGATGCACCACAAATAGAAGAGCTTATTGTTTTAGGAGAATTGACTAAAAGAGCTTGGGAAAGAAATGTACAAGTTATGATAGAAGGACCTGGGCATATAGCTATAAATGAAATAGAAGCAAATGTATTGTTAGAGAAAAAATTATGTCACAATGCTCCTTTTTATGTATTAGGACCAATTGTTACAGATATAGCACCAGGATATGATCATATAACTAGTGCCATAGGAGGAGCAATAGCTGCAAGTGTAGGAGCAGATTTTCTATGTTATGTTACTCCTGCAGAACATTTAAGATTGCCCACATTGGATGATATGAAAGAGGGAATTATTGCAGCTAAAATTGCAGCTCATGCAGGAGATATAGGAAAGGGAATCCCAGGGGCAAAGGATTGGGACTATGATATGAGCAAAGCAAGAAGGAAATTGGATTGGGAAAAAATGTTTGAACTAGCCATAGATAAAGAAAAAGCAATTAAATACAGGGAAGAATCTACACCAGAACTTCATGATAGTTGTACTATGTGTGGAAAGATGTGTTCTGTTAGAAATATGAATAGAGTTATGGAAGGAAAGGATGTAAGTATTTTAAAAGAATAA
- a CDS encoding M55 family metallopeptidase, with product MKIFISADIEGVAGIANWEEARKSSNAYSYFAEQMSKEVAAACEGATIAGATEILVKDAHGTGRNIDPSKLTENAKIIRGWSGHPYKMLQGIDETFDGVAFVGYHSHGGSNANPLAHTMNSSVINYIKLNGEYLSEFLMHSYLAAYLGVPVVFLSGDKGLCEDAKNLNKNIVTVAVSEGKGASSISIHPNKAIEKIKEGMKKALKKDLSKNNINLPDKFSLEIGYNFHGDAYKNSFYPGAVQKGEKSIIFETDDYFEIMRATSFLV from the coding sequence ATGAAGATTTTTATTAGTGCAGATATTGAAGGGGTAGCTGGAATTGCTAATTGGGAAGAAGCAAGAAAAAGTTCTAATGCCTATTCATATTTTGCAGAACAAATGTCTAAAGAGGTAGCAGCAGCTTGTGAAGGTGCTACTATTGCAGGAGCTACAGAGATTTTAGTAAAAGATGCCCATGGTACTGGAAGAAATATTGATCCATCTAAATTAACTGAAAATGCTAAAATTATTAGGGGATGGAGTGGGCATCCATACAAGATGCTTCAAGGTATAGATGAAACTTTCGATGGGGTAGCTTTTGTAGGGTATCATTCCCATGGAGGTTCTAATGCCAATCCATTAGCTCATACTATGAATAGCTCTGTAATTAATTATATAAAATTAAATGGAGAATATTTAAGTGAATTTTTAATGCATTCTTATTTAGCAGCATATTTAGGAGTACCTGTTGTATTTTTAAGTGGCGATAAGGGACTTTGTGAAGATGCTAAAAATTTAAATAAAAATATTGTTACAGTAGCTGTAAGTGAAGGCAAGGGTGCTTCATCTATAAGCATTCATCCTAATAAAGCAATAGAAAAGATTAAAGAAGGTATGAAAAAAGCATTAAAAAAAGATTTGTCTAAAAACAATATAAATCTACCAGATAAATTTAGTTTGGAAATAGGATATAATTTTCATGGAGATGCTTATAAAAACTCTTTTTATCCTGGTGCTGTTCAAAAGGGAGAAAAGAGCATAATATTTGAAACAGACGATTATTTTGAAATAATGAGAGCTACATCATTTTTAGTTTGA
- a CDS encoding TIGR00266 family protein, protein MEYEIKGGSLPVAICKLNSGERIVSQAGAMGWMTDNIKMDTNMKGGLMGGIGRMFSGESLFLNIFTCSGGSGTIAFPSSFPGKILALELKPGESIIAQKDAFLASEESVSLEVYFKKKFAAGLFGGEGFILQKITGPGIVFLEMDGYIEEYDLSSGETVKVDTGHVAMFEQSVSFDIETVKGMKNVLFGGEGLFLTVLTGPGKIYLQTMPIQNLAGQIIKIIPTTSD, encoded by the coding sequence ATGGAATATGAAATCAAAGGAGGTAGTCTACCTGTAGCAATTTGTAAACTCAATTCAGGTGAAAGGATAGTTTCTCAAGCAGGAGCTATGGGATGGATGACAGATAATATAAAAATGGACACTAATATGAAAGGTGGTTTAATGGGTGGAATAGGTCGAATGTTTTCAGGTGAATCATTGTTTTTGAATATTTTTACATGTAGTGGTGGATCTGGAACTATAGCTTTTCCATCTTCTTTCCCTGGAAAAATTTTAGCATTGGAATTAAAACCTGGTGAAAGTATTATTGCACAAAAAGATGCTTTTTTAGCTAGCGAAGAGTCAGTTTCATTGGAAGTGTATTTTAAGAAAAAATTTGCAGCAGGATTGTTTGGTGGAGAAGGATTTATACTTCAAAAAATAACTGGACCAGGAATAGTATTTCTTGAAATGGATGGATATATTGAAGAATATGATTTAAGCTCAGGAGAAACAGTTAAAGTAGATACAGGGCATGTGGCGATGTTTGAACAATCGGTAAGTTTTGATATAGAAACTGTTAAGGGAATGAAAAATGTGCTATTTGGTGGAGAAGGATTGTTTTTGACAGTATTAACAGGACCAGGGAAGATATACCTCCAAACTATGCCCATACAAAATTTAGCTGGACAAATAATTAAGATAATACCAACAACATCTGATTAG
- a CDS encoding radical SAM protein, with amino-acid sequence MRRSLMMPPSDYADLIVKQIKNYSKFKYINDSKYGAIYFGGGTPTVLGSEGLRKILRALKNYLPLTEDCEITIETTISELSDEKIEMFYNEGVNRFSIGVQTFSDNGRATLGRLGNQEIVIEKLNQIKEIGFSFYSLIINEKATLAKTIEDSKDFYERNFEREKMFFNIISNKALDNGFEFLELTKIVKQNGDKYKYIVRRHNGEDTLPIGAGAGGYIGNTLIMNSLKMDDFREEVENTEKRRGIKVNSYYDLVKKVIGQVQMTNIDLDIVEDEKIKECVKNFMEKLVKENFVEKESDKYFLTNKGIFWGNNISNEVSNLLIKNIFIKGRYL; translated from the coding sequence ATGAGAAGAAGTTTAATGATGCCTCCGTCAGATTATGCTGATTTAATAGTAAAGCAAATTAAAAATTACAGCAAATTTAAATATATTAATGATAGTAAATATGGTGCAATATATTTTGGAGGTGGAACTCCTACTGTCCTTGGTAGTGAGGGTTTAAGAAAAATCCTTAGAGCCCTAAAGAACTATTTACCATTAACTGAGGACTGTGAAATAACTATTGAAACTACTATTTCAGAGCTTTCAGATGAAAAGATAGAAATGTTTTATAATGAGGGAGTAAATAGATTTAGTATAGGAGTTCAAACTTTTTCAGACAATGGCAGGGCTACACTAGGTAGACTTGGCAATCAAGAAATAGTTATAGAAAAATTAAATCAAATTAAAGAAATAGGATTTTCTTTCTATTCTTTAATAATAAATGAAAAGGCTACTTTAGCTAAAACAATTGAAGATTCTAAAGATTTTTATGAAAGAAATTTTGAAAGAGAAAAGATGTTTTTTAATATAATTTCAAATAAAGCACTAGATAATGGTTTTGAATTTTTAGAGTTAACTAAGATAGTTAAGCAAAATGGAGATAAATACAAATATATAGTTAGAAGACATAATGGAGAAGACACACTTCCGATAGGAGCAGGTGCAGGAGGCTATATAGGAAATACACTTATAATGAATTCTCTAAAAATGGATGATTTTCGTGAAGAAGTAGAAAACACAGAAAAAAGAAGAGGTATAAAAGTAAATTCTTATTATGATTTAGTAAAAAAAGTAATAGGTCAAGTACAGATGACAAATATAGATTTAGATATTGTAGAAGATGAAAAAATCAAGGAATGTGTTAAGAATTTCATGGAGAAATTAGTAAAAGAAAATTTTGTTGAGAAGGAAAGTGATAAATACTTTTTAACAAACAAAGGGATTTTTTGGGGAAATAATATTTCCAATGAAGTATCAAATTTGTTAATTAAAAATATATTTATTAAAGGTAGATATCTATAA
- a CDS encoding CDP-alcohol phosphatidyltransferase family protein, with amino-acid sequence MESKQYKRKDKTMHIAEYFYTTKVVEPLLPVISKTFITPNMVTIFNSFLAMFIFYLAYNQRYIWVAILIQCYLFLDILDGNLARYKNMKSDLGAKLDSINDRIFYTLIFIFIGIGEVPLYLIISVIFLINLYAILATFYIVPRLRKLETVERHGVKKYFMDRGFIIGMDLGTVDILVTIFLLLGKINILYIILITGFILDIIVRLSELWWNEKLEKDK; translated from the coding sequence TTGGAAAGTAAACAATATAAAAGAAAAGATAAGACTATGCATATAGCTGAATATTTTTATACGACAAAGGTTGTTGAACCGTTACTACCTGTTATATCAAAAACTTTCATAACCCCTAATATGGTAACAATATTTAATTCATTTCTTGCAATGTTTATATTTTATTTAGCATATAATCAAAGATATATTTGGGTAGCAATATTAATACAATGTTATTTGTTTTTAGATATATTAGATGGCAATTTAGCTAGATATAAAAATATGAAAAGTGATTTAGGTGCAAAATTAGACAGTATAAATGATAGGATTTTTTATACCTTAATATTTATTTTTATTGGTATTGGAGAAGTACCATTGTATTTAATTATTTCTGTAATATTCTTAATTAATTTATATGCTATACTAGCAACTTTTTATATAGTACCAAGGCTAAGAAAATTGGAAACAGTCGAAAGACATGGTGTAAAAAAGTATTTTATGGATAGAGGATTTATTATAGGAATGGATTTAGGGACTGTTGATATTTTAGTGACTATATTTTTATTATTGGGTAAAATTAACATTTTATATATAATACTGATTACGGGATTTATTTTAGATATTATTGTTCGTTTGTCAGAATTATGGTGGAATGAAAAATTGGAAAAAGATAAATAA